A DNA window from Candidatus Poribacteria bacterium contains the following coding sequences:
- a CDS encoding alanine--glyoxylate aminotransferase family protein, with product MKKDLLFTPGPTPIPPEALLAMAQPIDYHRSNATVALIKDVLEKLKHVFQTENDVLFLTSSGTGAMEGAVTNLLSRNDKAIVIRSGKFGERWGEICNAYGVEVIPIDVNWGNSVDPQIVAALLTEHADVKAVFATLCETSTGALHDIEALARLTRVRPTLLVVDAVSALGADDLQMDNWGVDVVVSCSQKGLMTPPGLAFAALNQRAWDAVERSNLPKYYLDYRKAHESGLEGSVPYTPAVTLLTALQCALNRIWEEGIRNTIARHSRLALATRNAIKALGLPLFAASPANTLTSIRLPEAIDGKAFINLMRDKYGITYAGGQSQLSGKIVRIAHLGWMNENDVIVAISGFERGLVETGYDIPLGAGVSAAQEVF from the coding sequence ATGAAAAAAGATTTACTTTTTACACCGGGTCCCACGCCAATCCCTCCCGAAGCACTCTTAGCGATGGCGCAACCGATTGACTACCACCGCAGCAATGCCACCGTCGCCTTAATTAAAGACGTACTCGAAAAACTCAAACACGTCTTCCAAACCGAAAACGATGTCTTATTCTTAACATCATCCGGCACAGGTGCTATGGAAGGCGCAGTCACCAATCTTTTGTCCCGTAACGATAAGGCAATCGTGATTCGGAGCGGTAAATTCGGGGAACGGTGGGGTGAAATTTGTAACGCTTACGGCGTTGAAGTTATTCCCATTGATGTCAACTGGGGAAATTCTGTTGACCCACAGATTGTAGCAGCACTCTTAACAGAACACGCCGATGTAAAAGCGGTTTTTGCAACGCTCTGTGAGACATCAACGGGTGCTTTGCACGACATTGAAGCACTGGCACGTCTGACGCGAGTTCGTCCGACTCTCTTGGTTGTTGATGCTGTCAGTGCACTCGGTGCAGACGATCTACAGATGGATAACTGGGGTGTGGATGTCGTTGTCTCCTGTTCACAGAAAGGCTTGATGACACCACCAGGTCTCGCATTCGCTGCGCTCAATCAACGCGCGTGGGACGCCGTTGAACGTTCTAATCTCCCGAAGTATTACTTAGACTACCGCAAGGCACACGAGAGTGGGTTAGAAGGTTCCGTTCCCTATACACCGGCAGTAACACTGCTTACCGCACTTCAATGTGCCTTGAATCGTATCTGGGAAGAAGGTATCCGCAATACTATCGCCCGACACAGCCGCTTGGCACTTGCGACGCGGAACGCGATTAAGGCATTAGGGCTACCGCTATTTGCAGCATCCCCGGCGAATACCTTAACCTCAATCCGACTCCCAGAAGCAATTGACGGAAAGGCGTTCATCAATCTGATGCGCGATAAATACGGTATCACTTACGCTGGCGGTCAGAGTCAACTCAGCGGGAAAATCGTTCGGATTGCACACCTCGGTTGGATGAACGAAAACGATGTGATTGTTGCTATCTCGGGGTTCGAGCGAGGTTTAGTAGAAACGGGTTACGATATTCCACTCGGCGCAGGCGTTAGTGCCGCTCAGGAAGTTTTTTAA
- a CDS encoding Gfo/Idh/MocA family oxidoreductase: MPTPPRVRVAFYGCGNFANRTRIPNLLQTNAVDIVAACDSNLQTAQKTATHFKIPSVYQDAHEMLDTEAIDVLYSIVPAYVRTDVEVTAAEKGIHIFSEKPQAITMEVAHRINDAIQQAGVISTVGFRERYRPIFQEARRYLTDKQIVHVRFQSFGGLPPSTEDGPKTWWEEMDKSGGRALDWGVHATDYTRFMTGLNVVKSQAFYCDRPTYANALSSSFNYCLENGATMTLSFVSAGPGPRDEPRFTFFYEGGCLEIHGYDRILVNREVHYEADEFDPWLEQDKTFIRAVQSEDASLLLSDYHDGLFSLAPILAGWESSRHNGKCIDIASFMDDV; this comes from the coding sequence GTGCCAACACCACCGCGCGTTCGCGTCGCCTTCTACGGATGTGGTAACTTCGCGAACCGGACTCGAATCCCAAACCTATTGCAAACGAATGCCGTGGATATCGTCGCTGCATGCGATAGCAACCTTCAAACGGCACAGAAAACAGCAACGCACTTCAAGATTCCGAGTGTCTACCAAGACGCACACGAAATGCTTGACACCGAAGCGATTGACGTGCTATACTCTATCGTACCGGCGTATGTGCGCACAGACGTCGAAGTAACCGCTGCAGAAAAAGGTATCCATATTTTCAGTGAAAAGCCACAAGCAATTACCATGGAGGTCGCTCACCGAATTAACGATGCCATTCAGCAAGCAGGGGTCATCAGCACCGTCGGATTCCGTGAACGGTACCGTCCAATCTTTCAAGAAGCCCGCCGATATTTGACTGACAAGCAGATTGTACACGTCCGATTTCAGAGTTTTGGAGGTTTACCCCCTTCAACAGAGGACGGACCGAAAACATGGTGGGAAGAGATGGACAAATCCGGCGGACGTGCCTTGGATTGGGGTGTTCATGCTACCGATTACACCCGTTTTATGACTGGATTGAACGTCGTCAAATCTCAAGCATTTTATTGTGACCGTCCCACTTACGCCAACGCACTGTCCAGCAGTTTCAACTACTGCCTTGAGAACGGTGCTACGATGACATTGAGCTTTGTCTCAGCGGGACCGGGTCCAAGAGATGAACCGCGATTCACCTTCTTTTATGAAGGCGGATGTCTCGAAATTCACGGATACGACAGGATCCTCGTAAATCGTGAAGTACACTATGAAGCCGATGAGTTCGACCCGTGGCTGGAACAGGACAAAACCTTTATCCGCGCCGTCCAGTCTGAAGATGCAAGTCTTTTGTTAAGTGATTATCACGATGGGCTTTTCTCTTTAGCCCCGATTTTAGCCGGTTGGGAGTCTTCCCGTCACAATGGAAAATGTATTGACATCGCGTCGTTCATGGATGACGTATAA